A genomic region of Serratia fonticola contains the following coding sequences:
- a CDS encoding tagatose bisphosphate family class II aldolase — MYIISTKNMLRKAQQQGYAVPAFNIHNLETMQVVAETAAEMRSPVILAGTPGTYLYAGTANVVAIVKQLATEYQMPLAVHLDHHETLQDIENKVNAGIRSVMIDGSHLPFDENITLVRQVTEYCHRYDVSVEAELGRLGGVEDGISVDAKDARYTSPEQAEEFVDCTGIDSLAVAIGTAHGLYQGTPELDFTRLEQIRDRVSIPLVLHGASGLPDHDIQHAIRLGVCKVNVATELKIAFSDALKQHLAQHPQANDPRHYMQPAKQAMKQVVKKVIQVCGCEGKL; from the coding sequence GTGTACATCATTTCGACCAAAAATATGCTGCGCAAGGCGCAACAGCAAGGCTATGCCGTACCGGCCTTTAACATTCATAATCTGGAAACCATGCAGGTGGTCGCAGAAACCGCCGCAGAAATGCGCTCACCGGTGATCCTTGCCGGTACGCCAGGCACCTACCTCTATGCAGGCACAGCCAATGTCGTAGCGATTGTCAAACAGTTGGCAACCGAATACCAGATGCCACTGGCCGTGCATCTGGACCACCACGAAACCTTGCAGGATATTGAAAATAAAGTAAATGCGGGGATCCGTTCGGTCATGATCGACGGTTCGCATCTGCCTTTTGACGAAAATATTACGCTGGTGCGCCAGGTGACAGAGTATTGCCACCGCTATGATGTCAGTGTTGAAGCCGAGTTGGGGCGGCTTGGCGGCGTAGAAGACGGCATCAGTGTTGACGCTAAAGATGCACGCTATACCTCACCGGAACAGGCCGAGGAGTTTGTTGATTGTACCGGTATTGATTCACTGGCGGTGGCGATTGGTACGGCACATGGACTCTATCAGGGCACACCGGAGCTGGATTTCACCCGCCTTGAGCAGATCCGCGACAGAGTCAGCATCCCCCTGGTGCTGCATGGCGCATCTGGATTGCCCGACCACGATATTCAGCACGCTATCCGCTTGGGAGTATGCAAGGTTAACGTTGCGACAGAATTGAAGATCGCCTTTTCAGATGCGCTGAAACAACATCTGGCGCAACATCCACAGGCCAATGATCCACGCCATTACATGCAGCCAGCCAAACAGGCAATGAAACAGGTGGTTAAAAAAGTCATTCAGGTCTGTGGTTGCGAAGGTAAGCTCTAA
- a CDS encoding 4Fe-4S single cluster domain-containing protein, whose translation MAVGLSRLHFPVTTLGPGKRIGIWFQGCSIHCSGCLSPETWRFTRDKIAIEALVEQLRQWYPQADGITISGGEPFDQPQALGRLLSAIRQDFDGNILVFSGHTYAAITPHLNAMVGLIDALVSGPFEQDSPQTLKLRGSDNQILHLLTEVGKTCFSDFDRSLNDEEKVLDMTLDQQGRVSLIGIPRRDDLIRLRTLLEQQGHTFNPVTK comes from the coding sequence ATGGCGGTAGGCTTATCACGATTGCACTTTCCGGTAACCACACTGGGGCCAGGAAAACGCATCGGCATCTGGTTTCAGGGGTGTTCTATTCACTGTTCCGGCTGCCTCTCGCCAGAGACATGGCGTTTTACCCGCGACAAGATAGCGATTGAAGCGTTGGTGGAACAGTTGCGCCAATGGTATCCGCAGGCCGATGGCATCACGATCTCCGGTGGCGAGCCTTTCGATCAGCCTCAGGCGTTAGGCCGCTTGCTATCGGCCATTCGTCAGGATTTTGACGGTAATATTCTGGTGTTTAGTGGCCATACCTATGCCGCCATCACCCCTCATCTGAACGCGATGGTGGGGTTGATCGATGCGCTGGTTTCCGGCCCTTTTGAACAGGATAGCCCGCAAACGTTGAAACTTAGAGGGAGTGATAACCAGATTCTGCATTTACTGACGGAGGTGGGTAAAACCTGTTTCAGTGATTTTGATCGCTCGTTAAACGACGAAGAAAAAGTATTGGATATGACGTTGGATCAACAAGGCAGAGTCAGTTTGATCGGTATTCCTCGTCGTGATGATTTAATTCGGCTGCGAACTCTCCTTGAACAACAAGGACACACTTTTAATCCAGTTACCAAATAA
- a CDS encoding AAA domain-containing protein: MMRFCPNCHTERALTEIFCEGNIDNHACGWDLSSEPIHAKGWRPIAIISAEDVAQEATDGVAALQERVHCQNGHPMEEGDMICMVCGADAVDTATAISPLPAPPPSVDCGTATQIGHWKILRRINHNDSVRERYQVQHQENGQHGVLTLYAYGAEPDLAVYEVIRNLPREHIPDIIETGRWNARAWQVAEEMVSGSLADAAARGDFWQPEEIPPIVRELGSALSCFSEHGLRHRNLRPSNLLIRTRHPLDLVIIEFGSACLSEFDLDIVSPLEITCYSAPETLAGGVAAASDWWSLGIILLEQITRGRCFENIHPHAFLIQILANGVTLPEDLDPHLRLLLRGLLTRDRHQRWQWPEVQAWLDGRPVTVADDAHSTSDNQHYGITLNQRRYTQPAAFALAAAEQQHWQEALALMQRGTVVSWAQQAGLGDTLLSQLQQAIALADLNDDYRLMLVLKLLNPHMPLILQGEIVTPPWLLDHPLEGHDLLLGALPDFLGQIEPGHWLFQLKARQERVRLRGENLKIAFDENLLRIHLLATSRARLLAIWEEQRKLFPETTHHGLKTLIDRRNLNEDDLILLLSADIGQFTSTESLLVQASQLAARYNITHFDRADSQQMLTLPRAEIYQRLAERINGFNRCNIADIDNWAARFMLTRRLPLEQALVMLAIPAEQWIVPEKQRYIHQVLDFFTRKITASTMRGSLVRMSITPHAGRVDLSGLGGPKKSAETLLNHLLARSRQSISVDSQTLLTNEQTDRQLRTLQAQTQLYLRDTGINGMYLGFPFILVNTQHKQMKPRIAPLLLWPVNINMEAGIRGVASLRFDHDRGAVHLNPALENFVGIPSIKRWQAITDQLLSQAALSAEEVIESFSALVPAREHHLVRLPPLQIEMPENTSQLVCSAVLFHASFIGQAISEDLRQLCQLSPEGTSLETALGLNSDSAAAPQPTPAETCYFTAASDPSQESAVLAARNAPGLLIEGPPGTGKSQTIVNMVADAIGQKRSLLIICQKPAALEVVFKRIMAGGLSDRVVMVKDAQKDRDALIRNVRAQLETLYKPADTSNVNPWVTSREKTGRHLDQLEQELDSYYQALYQQDATTGISYRDVLSELMVLETHVERLELPALQPILSDCSLEHLEEIKQAIIPVITLWLEAGYEQSPLAQLRPFLSHQATLQEFTDRFTRFCQVEQQRDRVLANPHHAFDVTEPDEHQQSLTACRTLLASLPPAEWMNLAQWLPLFYAHNGSTVQGEQLLMQMEQLFARLQEIDSSGSDPLMFEPLAQCDSPRLVQLIAAAEEAQKRTFFQNINPCYYLRRRRLTLFLQQQGLQNDHNTVARLLISARSEQQWRSVRTELNRFHQRLGLSPVGLLDNLALAHQLGSTLQTLRGVYERYQQLSGFAGSHRMIPTIIEHQQAGFDEECAEIAAAIARCQAREASATALENLRDWLEISTAEAFTQAIQHNRPLTASLDAITRALPSLAAYQQFRPVAAQLDPVGLAILKTLRQQETALAQVEPKQLALLVAQALDREMRLVWKQQLEWRSPILLQEQSAISDKIAELTKLDSQMRGLNKLELTQVIKTTAISPLRQWEEITRLTGKRARRLREFIEQGSALGLMQLRPVWLMTPDVASQILPLKAGLFDTVIYDEASQMPVEYALPTLFRSRHMVVSGDEKQMPPSTFFSGKTMAEDDPDDSEDLFETDSTQQEEVAESWNYRQISDCPDLLHLARTVLPAQTLAIHYRSAYRELINFSNHAFYENQLNIPVQHSSKVIDAAKPVSLMMVNGLYQNQSNQQEAEQVATLLAEMWQKPYAERPSVGVVTFNQKQAQLIQNVLEARAEQNEAFRQAYRQEQQRQEEDEDMSFFVKNVENVQGDERDVIIFSTTFGRNQQGTFRRNFGILGQRGGERRLNVAVTRARNQVRIVSSMPIEEISDLLATHRQPDIPRDFLQGYLEYARRLSSGAFSHGQALLTRMNRTELASRAQTPQHDGFVHSVMAYIRSQGWSIAESQQNGAFYFDCIIEDPLTGRYLLGIECDMPRHPLLQRARARELWRPSILKRVTTFRHRISIQQWYHHGSEERLRLQQAITQAIGTERGPGAITAHAISEENT; encoded by the coding sequence ATGATGCGTTTTTGCCCCAATTGCCACACGGAACGTGCATTAACAGAGATTTTCTGTGAGGGCAACATCGACAACCATGCCTGTGGGTGGGATCTCTCTTCTGAACCCATCCACGCCAAAGGATGGCGCCCCATAGCGATCATCAGTGCTGAAGACGTTGCACAGGAAGCCACTGATGGCGTAGCCGCATTACAGGAGCGTGTGCATTGCCAGAACGGTCACCCGATGGAAGAGGGAGACATGATCTGTATGGTATGTGGTGCCGATGCTGTCGATACGGCAACGGCAATATCACCACTGCCTGCTCCTCCCCCATCAGTGGATTGCGGCACCGCCACCCAAATTGGTCACTGGAAAATCCTACGCCGTATTAATCACAATGACAGCGTTCGGGAACGTTATCAGGTACAGCATCAGGAAAACGGTCAGCACGGCGTACTGACGCTATACGCCTATGGCGCAGAGCCGGATCTGGCGGTTTATGAGGTGATCCGCAACCTGCCTCGTGAACATATTCCGGATATTATTGAGACAGGCCGTTGGAATGCTCGCGCCTGGCAGGTCGCAGAGGAAATGGTCAGTGGCTCATTGGCCGATGCTGCCGCCAGAGGCGACTTCTGGCAACCTGAAGAAATTCCCCCTATCGTCAGAGAGTTAGGCAGTGCCTTGTCGTGCTTTTCTGAGCATGGTTTACGCCACCGAAACCTTCGCCCCAGTAACCTTCTCATTCGTACCCGCCACCCACTGGATTTGGTGATCATCGAGTTTGGTTCTGCCTGTTTGTCTGAGTTCGATCTGGATATCGTCTCCCCCTTAGAGATCACTTGCTATAGCGCACCAGAGACATTAGCCGGTGGTGTGGCCGCCGCCTCCGATTGGTGGAGTCTGGGTATCATTCTGCTTGAGCAGATCACCCGGGGACGCTGCTTTGAAAATATCCATCCTCATGCCTTTTTAATTCAGATTCTGGCTAATGGCGTTACGCTGCCGGAGGATCTCGATCCGCATTTACGGCTCTTGTTACGTGGGCTATTAACGCGCGACCGCCACCAGCGCTGGCAGTGGCCAGAAGTACAGGCCTGGCTCGATGGGCGGCCAGTAACTGTCGCGGATGACGCACACTCTACTTCTGACAACCAGCATTATGGCATTACGCTGAACCAACGGCGTTATACACAACCGGCAGCCTTTGCTCTGGCTGCAGCAGAACAGCAGCATTGGCAGGAAGCGTTAGCGCTTATGCAACGAGGCACCGTCGTTTCATGGGCGCAGCAGGCAGGCTTGGGCGACACATTACTGAGCCAACTGCAACAAGCTATCGCACTGGCCGACCTCAATGATGACTACCGTCTGATGCTGGTATTAAAGCTGCTCAACCCCCATATGCCGCTGATCCTTCAGGGAGAGATTGTGACGCCTCCCTGGCTGCTGGACCATCCGCTGGAAGGCCATGACCTGTTACTTGGCGCATTACCTGATTTCCTTGGGCAGATAGAACCTGGCCATTGGTTGTTCCAACTAAAGGCACGGCAAGAGCGGGTCCGGTTACGGGGAGAAAACCTGAAGATTGCCTTTGATGAAAACCTGTTACGTATCCACTTACTGGCCACTTCACGGGCACGGCTGTTGGCCATTTGGGAAGAACAACGCAAGTTATTCCCAGAGACAACTCATCACGGGCTAAAAACGCTTATCGATCGGCGCAATCTGAATGAAGACGATCTTATCCTGCTGCTGAGTGCCGACATCGGGCAATTCACCTCAACAGAAAGCCTGCTGGTACAGGCCAGCCAACTGGCTGCCCGATATAATATAACGCACTTTGATCGGGCAGATTCACAACAGATGTTGACGCTGCCACGTGCCGAGATTTATCAGCGGTTAGCTGAACGTATTAATGGCTTTAACCGCTGCAACATCGCCGATATCGACAACTGGGCGGCGCGCTTTATGCTGACACGTCGCCTGCCGCTGGAGCAGGCGCTGGTGATGCTGGCTATCCCAGCAGAACAGTGGATAGTGCCGGAGAAACAACGCTATATTCATCAGGTGTTGGACTTCTTCACGCGTAAAATTACTGCATCAACGATGCGCGGTTCGTTAGTGCGCATGAGCATCACTCCCCATGCAGGGCGAGTCGATTTGTCTGGACTGGGTGGCCCCAAAAAAAGTGCTGAAACGCTGCTTAACCATTTATTAGCGCGCAGTCGCCAGTCTATCTCCGTTGATAGCCAAACCCTGCTCACCAATGAACAGACTGACAGGCAGTTGCGGACCCTTCAGGCACAGACCCAACTCTATCTGCGAGATACCGGCATTAACGGTATGTACCTCGGATTTCCGTTCATATTGGTGAATACGCAACACAAACAGATGAAGCCGCGTATCGCGCCATTATTGCTGTGGCCGGTAAACATCAATATGGAAGCCGGTATTCGTGGCGTTGCCAGCCTGCGTTTCGATCACGATCGTGGTGCCGTGCATTTGAATCCGGCGTTAGAGAATTTTGTTGGTATTCCATCGATAAAACGCTGGCAGGCGATCACCGACCAGTTGCTGAGCCAGGCCGCGCTGAGTGCCGAAGAGGTTATAGAGAGCTTTAGCGCGCTAGTGCCAGCCCGGGAGCATCACCTGGTTCGGCTTCCCCCACTGCAGATTGAGATGCCAGAAAACACCAGCCAGTTGGTGTGTTCCGCCGTGTTATTCCATGCTTCGTTTATTGGCCAGGCTATCAGTGAAGATTTACGCCAGCTGTGCCAGCTTTCTCCCGAAGGCACATCACTGGAAACGGCGTTGGGCTTGAATTCTGACAGTGCCGCAGCCCCCCAGCCAACCCCGGCTGAGACGTGCTATTTTACCGCTGCCAGCGATCCCTCACAGGAGTCTGCCGTCTTGGCTGCGCGTAATGCACCGGGATTGTTAATTGAAGGCCCGCCTGGCACTGGAAAAAGCCAGACCATCGTTAATATGGTGGCAGATGCCATTGGTCAGAAACGCAGCCTGTTGATCATCTGCCAGAAACCGGCAGCGCTTGAAGTGGTCTTTAAACGTATCATGGCTGGTGGCCTGAGCGATCGCGTTGTGATGGTCAAAGACGCGCAAAAAGATCGTGATGCCCTTATCCGCAATGTTCGAGCCCAGCTTGAGACGCTGTATAAACCCGCCGATACCAGCAACGTAAACCCCTGGGTGACGTCACGAGAAAAAACCGGACGCCATCTCGACCAGCTAGAACAAGAGTTGGACAGTTACTATCAGGCCTTATACCAGCAAGATGCCACCACAGGCATTAGCTACCGGGATGTGTTAAGCGAACTGATGGTGCTCGAAACCCATGTCGAGCGCCTGGAACTGCCCGCGCTACAACCGATACTCAGCGATTGCTCGCTTGAACACCTTGAGGAAATCAAGCAAGCGATTATTCCGGTTATCACCCTCTGGCTAGAGGCGGGCTACGAGCAGAGCCCGCTGGCGCAGCTGCGCCCATTCTTATCGCATCAGGCTACGCTGCAGGAGTTTACTGACCGTTTCACGCGGTTTTGCCAGGTTGAACAACAAAGAGATCGGGTACTGGCTAATCCGCACCATGCCTTTGACGTGACAGAACCTGATGAGCACCAGCAAAGCCTGACCGCGTGCCGAACGCTATTGGCCTCGTTACCGCCCGCAGAGTGGATGAACCTGGCCCAATGGTTACCGCTGTTTTACGCCCATAACGGCAGTACGGTGCAGGGTGAGCAACTCTTGATGCAGATGGAGCAACTGTTTGCCCGGCTACAGGAGATCGACTCATCTGGCAGCGATCCTCTGATGTTTGAACCCTTAGCCCAGTGTGACAGCCCACGGCTAGTGCAATTAATTGCAGCGGCCGAAGAAGCACAAAAGCGTACGTTTTTTCAAAATATTAATCCCTGCTATTACCTGCGCCGCAGAAGGCTGACCCTGTTCCTGCAGCAACAAGGGTTGCAAAACGACCATAATACCGTGGCGCGCCTGCTGATCTCTGCCCGTTCAGAGCAACAATGGCGCAGTGTCAGAACGGAACTGAACCGTTTTCATCAACGCCTGGGTCTGTCCCCCGTCGGGCTATTGGACAACCTGGCGTTAGCTCACCAGTTGGGCAGCACGTTACAGACGCTGCGCGGTGTCTATGAGCGATATCAGCAATTGTCTGGTTTTGCCGGTAGCCATCGCATGATCCCCACCATTATTGAACACCAGCAAGCCGGTTTTGACGAAGAGTGCGCCGAGATCGCTGCCGCGATCGCGCGCTGTCAGGCACGAGAAGCGAGTGCAACGGCGCTGGAGAATCTGCGCGACTGGCTGGAAATATCAACCGCAGAAGCCTTCACGCAGGCCATCCAACACAATCGCCCGCTGACCGCCTCTCTTGACGCTATTACGCGCGCGCTGCCCTCGCTGGCGGCCTATCAGCAATTCCGTCCTGTTGCGGCCCAGCTCGATCCCGTCGGCCTGGCAATTCTAAAGACGTTGCGCCAACAGGAAACCGCGCTGGCTCAGGTTGAGCCAAAGCAACTGGCGTTGCTGGTCGCACAGGCCCTGGATCGAGAAATGCGTTTAGTCTGGAAACAACAGTTGGAATGGCGCTCGCCGATATTGCTGCAGGAACAATCGGCTATCAGCGACAAGATAGCGGAGTTAACCAAACTCGACAGCCAAATGAGGGGGTTGAACAAACTGGAGCTGACACAGGTCATCAAAACGACAGCGATCAGCCCACTGCGCCAGTGGGAGGAAATTACCCGCCTCACGGGTAAACGAGCGCGTCGGTTACGGGAGTTTATTGAGCAGGGAAGCGCACTGGGCCTTATGCAACTGCGGCCGGTATGGTTAATGACGCCGGATGTCGCCAGCCAGATCTTGCCCCTGAAAGCGGGGTTATTCGATACGGTGATTTACGATGAGGCGTCACAGATGCCGGTGGAATATGCGCTACCGACGCTATTTCGCAGCCGACATATGGTCGTCAGTGGGGATGAAAAACAGATGCCACCCTCCACTTTCTTCTCTGGCAAGACGATGGCCGAAGACGATCCCGATGACAGTGAAGACCTGTTTGAAACCGATAGTACCCAGCAGGAAGAAGTGGCCGAAAGTTGGAATTATCGACAAATCAGTGATTGCCCCGATCTGCTGCACCTGGCCCGAACCGTATTACCAGCCCAAACGCTGGCAATACACTATCGCTCCGCATACCGAGAGCTGATTAATTTCTCCAATCATGCGTTTTATGAAAATCAGTTAAATATTCCGGTTCAGCATTCCAGCAAGGTGATTGATGCGGCCAAGCCGGTCTCGCTGATGATGGTCAATGGGCTATATCAAAACCAGAGTAACCAGCAAGAGGCCGAACAGGTTGCCACCCTGCTGGCGGAAATGTGGCAGAAACCCTATGCAGAGCGCCCCTCCGTCGGCGTGGTGACGTTTAACCAGAAACAGGCCCAGCTGATCCAGAACGTGCTGGAAGCCCGTGCTGAACAGAATGAAGCATTCCGACAGGCTTACCGTCAAGAACAGCAGCGCCAGGAAGAGGACGAAGATATGTCCTTCTTTGTGAAGAACGTGGAAAACGTACAGGGGGATGAACGGGATGTGATTATCTTCTCCACCACCTTTGGCCGTAACCAACAGGGTACTTTCCGGCGTAATTTTGGCATCCTGGGCCAGCGAGGGGGAGAGCGACGTTTGAACGTGGCGGTGACCCGCGCCAGAAATCAGGTGAGGATTGTTTCCTCTATGCCAATCGAAGAAATTTCCGATCTGCTTGCCACCCACCGTCAACCAGATATTCCCCGCGACTTCCTGCAAGGATATCTGGAATATGCCCGCCGTTTATCATCCGGGGCGTTTTCCCATGGCCAGGCACTGTTGACGCGTATGAACCGCACGGAATTAGCCAGCCGAGCACAGACACCACAACATGATGGCTTCGTGCACTCCGTGATGGCGTATATCCGCTCACAGGGCTGGTCCATTGCCGAATCCCAGCAGAATGGCGCTTTTTACTTTGACTGCATTATTGAAGATCCGCTAACGGGCCGCTATTTGCTGGGTATTGAGTGCGATATGCCACGCCACCCATTGTTGCAACGGGCCAGAGCGCGTGAACTTTGGCGTCCATCGATATTGAAACGGGTGACAACATTCCGGCATCGAATTTCGATTCAACAGTGGTATCACCATGGTTCAGAAGAACGTCTGCGTTTACAACAGGCCATAACACAGGCCATTGGCACAGAACGAGGGCCTGGCGCTATCACCGCTCATGCCATCAGCGAGGAAAACACATGA
- a CDS encoding 23S rRNA (adenine(2030)-N(6))-methyltransferase RlmJ: MLSYRHSFHAGNHADVLKHTVQSLIIESLKEKEKPFLYLDTHSGAGRYQLSGEHAERTGEYLEGIGLLWQRDDLPEEMAAYMSVVHNFNRSGTLRYYPGSPLIARQLLRPQDKIHLTELHPSDYPLLRSEFQKDERAKVQRADGYQQLKSQLPPPSRRGLILMDPPYEMKTDYQDVVSGIQEGYKRFATGTYALWYPVVLRQQIKRMLKELEATGIRRILQIELAVKPDSDQRGMTASGMIVINPPWKLEQQMNNVLPWLHKVLVPSGIGHHLVNWVVPE; encoded by the coding sequence ATGTTAAGTTACCGCCACAGTTTTCACGCTGGCAACCACGCCGACGTGTTAAAGCACACCGTTCAGAGCCTGATCATTGAATCACTGAAAGAAAAAGAAAAGCCGTTCCTGTACCTGGATACCCATTCCGGTGCTGGGCGCTATCAGTTGAGCGGGGAGCACGCCGAACGTACCGGGGAATACCTCGAGGGGATCGGTCTGCTGTGGCAACGTGACGATCTGCCCGAAGAAATGGCGGCATACATGAGCGTGGTGCACAATTTCAACCGTTCGGGCACTCTACGTTATTACCCGGGCTCCCCACTGATAGCCCGCCAGTTACTGCGCCCGCAGGATAAAATTCATCTGACCGAACTGCATCCAAGCGATTACCCACTCCTGCGCAGTGAATTCCAGAAGGACGAGCGCGCCAAAGTACAGCGTGCCGACGGCTATCAGCAGCTTAAATCCCAGTTACCGCCGCCATCGCGCCGTGGCCTGATCCTGATGGACCCGCCGTATGAGATGAAAACCGATTATCAGGATGTGGTAAGCGGTATTCAGGAAGGTTATAAACGTTTTGCCACCGGCACCTATGCTTTGTGGTATCCGGTGGTACTGCGCCAACAGATTAAGCGTATGCTCAAAGAACTGGAAGCAACGGGTATCCGCCGTATCCTGCAGATCGAACTGGCAGTGAAACCCGATAGCGATCAGCGTGGAATGACCGCTTCTGGCATGATCGTGATTAACCCACCCTGGAAGCTGGAACAGCAAATGAACAATGTGCTGCCATGGCTGCATAAAGTGCTGGTGCCAAGCGGCATCGGCCATCATCTGGTGAACTGGGTAGTACCAGAATAA
- the gatZ gene encoding tagatose-bisphosphate aldolase subunit GatZ, with the protein MKNIIARHKAGEPIGICSVCSAHPLVIEAALRLDLNSDRQVLIEATSNQVNQFGGYTGMKPADFRQFVSDIATTVGFPLSRLLLGGDHLGPNCWQHEPAASAMEKAEVLIADYVKAGFSKIHLDASMSCADDPIPLDPHTVAERAARLCKIAEQVATPEQKQQLTYVIGTEVPVPGGESSAIGSVHITRAVDAAATLETHYQAFRQAGLAAAITRIVAVVVQPGVEFDHSQVIAYQPELAHELSQFIRSTPLVYEAHSTDYQTREAYQCLVRDHFAILKVGPALTFALREAVFALANIEQALVAPEKRSQILAVIDAVMLDEPDYWKKYYHPTFSRSLIDLHFSLSDRIRYYWPHPRIAHSMATLMDNLAQQEIPGGLLSQYLPLQYQRIMEHQLVNAPHALIIDKIQDVLRAYRFGCSPAAQQPRALEASHA; encoded by the coding sequence ATGAAAAATATTATTGCGAGACACAAAGCAGGGGAGCCCATCGGTATTTGCTCTGTCTGTTCGGCACACCCGTTAGTTATTGAAGCCGCACTACGACTGGATTTGAACAGCGATCGCCAGGTACTGATCGAAGCCACTTCCAATCAGGTTAATCAGTTTGGCGGTTATACCGGCATGAAACCGGCAGATTTCCGCCAGTTCGTCAGCGATATCGCAACAACCGTCGGCTTCCCGCTCTCGCGGTTGCTGTTAGGCGGGGATCATCTCGGCCCTAACTGCTGGCAGCATGAACCCGCCGCCAGTGCGATGGAAAAAGCGGAAGTCCTGATCGCCGATTACGTTAAAGCCGGCTTCAGTAAGATCCATCTGGATGCCTCAATGTCCTGCGCTGACGATCCGATCCCGCTGGATCCACATACGGTGGCGGAACGCGCCGCACGCCTGTGCAAGATCGCCGAACAGGTTGCAACCCCGGAGCAAAAGCAACAGCTCACCTATGTTATCGGCACCGAAGTGCCCGTCCCCGGAGGCGAATCCTCCGCCATTGGCAGCGTGCATATTACCCGCGCAGTGGATGCGGCAGCCACGTTGGAAACCCACTATCAGGCATTCCGCCAAGCCGGGTTGGCAGCCGCCATCACCAGGATCGTCGCCGTGGTGGTTCAGCCCGGCGTGGAGTTCGATCACTCACAGGTTATCGCTTACCAACCGGAGCTGGCACACGAGCTTTCTCAGTTTATTCGCTCCACGCCGCTGGTTTATGAGGCGCATTCTACCGATTACCAAACTCGGGAAGCCTATCAATGTCTGGTACGCGATCACTTCGCCATTCTTAAAGTCGGCCCGGCCCTGACATTCGCCCTGCGCGAAGCGGTATTTGCACTGGCCAATATCGAGCAGGCATTAGTTGCCCCGGAAAAACGCAGCCAGATCCTGGCGGTGATAGATGCGGTGATGCTCGACGAACCGGATTACTGGAAAAAGTATTACCATCCTACTTTCAGCCGTTCGCTGATCGATCTGCATTTCAGCCTGTCGGATCGCATTCGTTACTACTGGCCTCATCCCCGTATCGCACACAGTATGGCCACGCTGATGGATAACCTCGCTCAGCAAGAGATCCCCGGCGGCCTACTCAGCCAATACCTGCCGCTGCAATATCAGCGCATCATGGAACACCAGCTGGTGAACGCCCCCCATGCGCTGATTATCGACAAAATTCAGGACGTTCTGCGCGCCTATCGCTTCGGCTGCTCCCCCGCAGCACAGCAACCCCGCGCCCTGGAGGCAAGCCATGCGTAA